Proteins co-encoded in one Phycodurus eques isolate BA_2022a chromosome 21, UOR_Pequ_1.1, whole genome shotgun sequence genomic window:
- the LOC133396260 gene encoding TLC domain-containing protein 4-B-like: MDPFSQLILTISVTSFFTFQWLFHKVSPWVSMHVSPGFLGLSEKQKVEWNSRTVSTLHALLVGIFCLYILFFDDSINEDPVWGDPTLVKTNVAITTGYLISDLLLIFYYWKAIGDKFFVVHHLAALYAYYYVLGQGMLPYFANFRLLAEFSTPCVNQRWFFEVLGYPRTSRPNMANGVAMAVVFFMVRVAVMPVYYSRMYAVYGTEAFYMVPYGGRVAWICSSICLDIMNIMWMHKIARGCYKVLRSARRSKAGAPHENGKAD, translated from the exons ATGGACCCATTTAGCCAGCTCATCCTTACCATCTCAGTTACCAGCTTTTTCACCTTCCAGTGGCTCTTCCACAAAGTCAGCCCCTGGGTGTCGATGCATGTCAGCCCAGGCTTCCTTGGCCTCAGCGAAAAGCAAAAGGTGGAATGGAACTCAAG GACAGTATCGACTCTTCATGCACTGTTAGTGGGAATCTTCTGTCtttacattttgttctttgatgACTCCATCAATGAAGACCCAGTTTG GGGAGATCCTACTCTAGTGAAGACTAATGTTGCCATCACAACAGGCTACCTCATATCTG ATCTGTTGCTAATTTTTTACTATTGGAAGGCGATAGGAGACAAGTTTTTTGTAGTGCATCATCTGGCAGCATTGTATGCTTACTACTATGTACTG GGCCAAGGCATGTTGCCTTATTTTGCTAACTTCCGTCTGCTTGCAGAGTTTTCTACTCCGTGTGTGAACCAGCG cTGGTTCTTTGAGGTTTTAGGTTACCCAAGGACCTCCCGACCCAACATGGCAAACGGCGTGGCCATGGCCGTGGTGTTCTTCATGGTGCGCGTGGCCGTCATGCCCGTCTACTACAGCCGCATGTATGCCGTCTACGGCACCGAGGCCTTCTACATGGTGCCCTACGGCGGACGCGTGGCGTGGATCTGCTCCAGCATCTGCTTGGACATCATGAACATCATGTGGATGCACAAGATCGCCCGCGGCTGCTACAAGGTGCTGCGGTCAGCACGCCGGAGCAAAGCCGGCGCGCCTCATGAAAACGGGAAGGCCGACTAA